In a genomic window of Borrelia maritima:
- a CDS encoding P13 family porin: MNKFLIFVLLTFCAFSSFAQADDSKSTFNLGAGEKLLAYETSKKDPIVPFLLNLFLGFGIGSFVQGDILGGFLILGFDAVGIGLIFTGAYLDIKAFENNTKKAAFQWTWGKGVMLAGVVTMAVTRLTEIILPFTFANSYNKKLKNSLNIAFGGFEPSFDISMGQASALGFELSFKKSY, encoded by the coding sequence ATGAATAAATTTTTAATTTTCGTTTTGTTAACCTTTTGTGCTTTTTCTAGCTTTGCTCAAGCTGATGATTCTAAAAGTACTTTTAATCTTGGGGCAGGAGAAAAACTTTTAGCTTATGAAACTAGCAAGAAAGATCCTATTGTGCCATTTTTATTGAACCTTTTTTTAGGTTTTGGAATTGGTTCTTTTGTTCAAGGAGATATTCTTGGAGGTTTTCTTATTCTTGGATTTGATGCGGTTGGTATAGGGCTAATATTTACAGGAGCTTATTTAGATATCAAAGCTTTTGAGAATAATACTAAAAAAGCTGCTTTTCAATGGACTTGGGGTAAGGGAGTTATGTTAGCGGGTGTGGTTACTATGGCTGTAACAAGATTGACAGAAATTATTCTTCCATTTACATTTGCTAATAGTTATAATAAAAAATTGAAAAATAGTCTTAACATAGCTTTTGGAGGATTTGAGCCTAGTTTTGATATTAGCATGGGCCAAGCTAGTGCTCTTGGGTTTGAACTATCTTTCAAGAAAAGTTATTAA